The Tardiphaga alba genome includes a window with the following:
- a CDS encoding MFS transporter has product MTETLKPTSTPLPSDGIAAPLRYPVFRRIWLASLLSNLGLMIQSVGAAWAMTQMTASADKVALVQTALMLPIMILAMPAGAWADMYDRRMVSLASLALSLVGASALTVMEWTGHITPNILLAFCFVIGSGMALFGPAWQSSVGEQVPPEVLPPAVALSGISYNIARSFGPAIGGVIVAAAGAVASFGANALLYVPLFVVLLFWRRTVEVSRLPRERLNRAMVSGIRYIANSPSIRISLARTLITGICGGSISALMPLVARDLLHGGAQTYGIMLGAFGMGAVIGAMNIGPIRKHFSGETAIRGCALIMGMAIIGVAISTEPVLTAASLVVAGAVWMAAIALLNIGVQLSAPRWVAGRSLAAFQAAIAGGVAIGSWGWGRLTDMVGVEWALIVSGVAMLSSPLFGLIWRMPPTGARDEDAERLEDPEVQLQLTARSGPLVVEIEYRVDQEQARAFHGVMQDVQLSRQRNGAYGWSIARDIADPELWTERYHCPTWMDFLRQRNRTTQSERALYLRAAGFHLGPDPVRVRRMLERPFGSVRWKEETPDRAATEVLPASTPAGSS; this is encoded by the coding sequence ATGACGGAAACGCTGAAGCCAACCTCCACCCCATTGCCCTCCGACGGAATTGCGGCGCCGCTGCGCTATCCGGTATTCCGGCGCATCTGGCTGGCGAGCCTGCTGTCGAATCTCGGCCTGATGATCCAGAGCGTCGGTGCCGCCTGGGCGATGACGCAGATGACGGCGTCCGCCGACAAGGTCGCGTTGGTGCAGACAGCCTTGATGCTGCCGATCATGATCCTGGCCATGCCGGCCGGGGCATGGGCCGACATGTATGACCGCCGCATGGTGTCGCTCGCCTCATTGGCGCTGTCGCTGGTTGGCGCCAGCGCGCTGACGGTGATGGAATGGACCGGGCACATTACGCCGAACATTCTGCTCGCCTTTTGCTTCGTGATCGGTAGCGGGATGGCGTTGTTCGGACCGGCCTGGCAGTCCTCGGTCGGCGAACAGGTGCCGCCGGAAGTGCTGCCGCCCGCGGTGGCGCTGAGCGGCATCAGCTACAATATCGCGCGCAGTTTCGGCCCGGCTATCGGTGGCGTCATCGTGGCGGCCGCGGGTGCTGTGGCGTCGTTCGGCGCCAATGCGCTACTCTATGTGCCGCTGTTTGTGGTGCTGCTGTTCTGGCGCCGCACGGTCGAAGTGTCGCGGCTGCCGCGCGAGCGGCTGAATCGGGCGATGGTCTCGGGTATCCGCTACATCGCCAACTCGCCGTCGATCAGGATCTCACTGGCGCGTACGCTGATCACCGGTATCTGCGGCGGCTCGATTTCCGCGCTGATGCCGCTGGTGGCGCGCGACCTGCTGCATGGTGGTGCGCAAACTTATGGCATCATGCTCGGGGCCTTCGGCATGGGCGCGGTGATCGGCGCGATGAATATCGGCCCGATCCGCAAGCATTTTTCCGGCGAAACGGCGATCCGCGGCTGCGCCTTGATCATGGGCATGGCGATCATCGGCGTCGCCATCTCCACTGAGCCTGTGCTGACGGCGGCGTCACTGGTGGTGGCCGGTGCGGTCTGGATGGCGGCGATCGCGCTGCTCAATATCGGTGTGCAGCTCTCTGCGCCGCGCTGGGTGGCTGGCCGCTCGCTCGCAGCCTTTCAGGCGGCGATTGCTGGTGGCGTCGCCATCGGCAGCTGGGGATGGGGCCGTCTTACTGACATGGTCGGTGTCGAATGGGCGCTGATCGTGTCGGGCGTCGCGATGTTGTCATCCCCACTGTTCGGTCTGATCTGGCGGATGCCGCCGACCGGCGCGCGCGATGAGGATGCGGAACGGTTAGAGGATCCCGAAGTGCAGTTGCAACTCACGGCACGCAGCGGTCCGCTGGTGGTCGAGATCGAGTATCGCGTCGATCAGGAACAGGCCCGCGCCTTCCATGGCGTGATGCAGGACGTGCAGCTGTCACGCCAGCGCAATGGCGCCTATGGCTGGTCGATCGCGCGCGACATCGCCGATCCCGAACTCTGGACCGAGCGCTATCACTGTCCGACCTGGATGGACTTTCTGCGTCAGCGCAATCGCACCACGCAATCCGAGCGCGCGCTGTATCTACGAGCCGCGGGCTTCCATCTCGGGCCCGATCCCGTCCGCGTGCGCCGCATGCTGGAGCGGCCCTTCGGCTCGGTGCGCTGGAAGGAAGAGACGCCGGACCGCGCCGCGACAGAAGTGCTGCCGGCCTCAACGCCAGCGGGGAGCAGCTGA
- a CDS encoding cysteine rich repeat-containing protein, which produces MKRLLIVPFLLLATPVLAQQGNTPANQNACSRDASRFCRAKMNDGDMVVLSCLKEHRSKLGKACAKVLADNGQ; this is translated from the coding sequence ATGAAACGCCTTTTGATCGTTCCGTTCCTGCTGCTCGCAACACCGGTGCTCGCGCAGCAAGGCAACACGCCCGCCAATCAGAACGCCTGTTCGCGTGACGCATCACGCTTCTGCCGCGCCAAGATGAACGATGGCGACATGGTCGTGCTGAGCTGCCTGAAAGAGCATCGCAGCAAACTCGGCAAAGCCTGCGCGAAAGTGCTCGCCGATAACGGACAGTGA
- a CDS encoding cytochrome P450: MSIAEVYDFPAATRRVVPPAPPRAPDDMTARARMAAMRRSAIETWGQKAYEDDIIKGRFFGHASFILNDPDAVRHVLVDNYENYTRTPAAFRVLRPLLGDGLLTAEGRIWKHQRRTLAPAFTPRAVGTLVPHMLSAIDETVADLQGKAGEPVDLREIMQHMTLEIAGRTMFSYGMAKHGKVLRDFVIEYGETLARPHFFDLLLPQGWPTPQDIPRWLFRRRWTRFVAMLVAERRIAGKADDAPPRDLFELMLAARDPETGTEFTDDQLGDQVATMILAGHETTATALFWALYLLTLDPATQEQVAGEARTAMAAGALDLDRLKFTRAVIDETMRLYPPAFLIARAARAPDTISGMGVAKNDIVLIAPWLLHRNEKRWSDPNAFMPQRFMPGHPQPDRFAYLPFGVGARVCIGAHFAIVEATLALAKIIGNFRVTLPEREPVMPVGVVTTQPDRSPMFRIVLR, from the coding sequence GTGAGCATTGCCGAGGTCTACGACTTTCCCGCCGCGACACGCCGCGTGGTGCCGCCGGCCCCGCCGCGTGCGCCGGATGACATGACCGCCCGCGCCCGGATGGCCGCGATGCGCCGCAGCGCCATCGAGACCTGGGGCCAGAAGGCCTATGAGGACGACATCATCAAGGGCCGCTTCTTCGGCCATGCCAGTTTCATCCTCAACGACCCCGACGCGGTCCGCCATGTGCTGGTGGACAATTACGAGAACTATACCCGCACCCCGGCCGCCTTCCGGGTGCTACGGCCGCTGCTCGGTGACGGCCTGCTAACCGCCGAAGGCCGCATCTGGAAACATCAACGTCGCACACTGGCGCCGGCCTTCACGCCGCGCGCAGTCGGCACTCTGGTGCCGCATATGCTCTCGGCCATCGACGAGACGGTGGCCGACCTGCAGGGCAAGGCTGGTGAGCCGGTGGATCTTCGCGAGATCATGCAGCACATGACCCTGGAGATCGCGGGGCGCACCATGTTCTCCTACGGCATGGCGAAACACGGCAAAGTGCTGCGCGACTTCGTGATCGAATATGGCGAAACCCTGGCCCGGCCGCATTTCTTCGACCTGCTGCTGCCGCAGGGCTGGCCGACGCCGCAGGACATTCCGCGCTGGCTGTTCCGCCGGCGCTGGACGCGTTTCGTCGCCATGCTGGTGGCCGAACGCCGCATCGCGGGGAAGGCCGACGATGCCCCGCCGCGCGACCTGTTTGAGCTGATGCTGGCGGCCCGCGATCCTGAGACAGGCACCGAATTTACCGACGACCAGCTCGGCGATCAGGTCGCCACCATGATCCTCGCTGGTCATGAGACCACGGCCACGGCGCTGTTCTGGGCGCTGTATTTGCTGACGCTTGATCCCGCCACCCAGGAGCAGGTGGCGGGTGAAGCGCGCACGGCGATGGCCGCCGGCGCGCTCGATCTCGACCGGTTGAAGTTCACCCGCGCCGTCATCGACGAGACCATGCGGCTCTATCCGCCGGCATTCCTGATCGCACGCGCCGCCCGCGCGCCCGACACGATCAGTGGTATGGGTGTGGCGAAGAACGACATCGTCCTCATCGCGCCATGGCTGCTGCACCGGAACGAAAAGCGGTGGTCCGATCCGAACGCCTTTATGCCGCAGCGCTTCATGCCCGGCCATCCACAGCCGGATCGTTTCGCCTATCTCCCCTTCGGTGTCGGCGCCCGCGTCTGTATCGGCGCTCATTTTGCGATCGTCGAGGCCACGCTGGCACTGGCGAAGATCATCGGGAATTTCCGGGTGACGCTGCCCGAGCGCGAGCCGGTGATGCCGGTGGGCGTGGTGACCACACAGCCGGATCGATCGCCGATGTTTCGGATCGTCCTACGCTAA